From the Glycine max cultivar Williams 82 chromosome 11, Glycine_max_v4.0, whole genome shotgun sequence genome, the window CTATGTCAGAGAATTATTCACCATCACTGCAGTTGTGAAAAAATGGCAACACTACCTCTTGGGACACAAATTCACCATCATCACAGACCATCGAAGCTTGAAAGAGTTGCTAACTCAGGTGGTTCAAACCCCTGAACAACAGATGTATCTGGCATGTCTCATAGGGTTTCATTACTCCATCCAATACCGCTCCGACAAGTCCAATGTCATCGCCGACACACTATCCAGAATCTCGAACCCCATTGACAGCTTCATGTTTATCTTGTCAGTACCATCCTTGACATTTTTAGACACATTCAAGCACCAACTCTCCCAAGACAAAGCCTTCGTGGAACTCAAGCAGGCAATCCTCATTGACCCAaagtgatcgaggtcgtacccgaatcaaataaacattaaaaatgcaatatctaggaagtgatcctaggttatCTCCCAACGAACAATGgttaaccaaatgttcatatcagatagtaataaaacagtaatgaattggggggggggttgtttgtttttgtaaattaaacagaaaGTAAATtcgaattagaaaatatcataattaaaacacgttgtttccccttgattcacaagcaagtcttttatcctaggttacaagaatttatcctttatcagttcaaccacttaatccaaccctaaattaaattactaagcgaaatttaacataaggctatCATtgtgtgattaagcaacacatacaccaattaataaTGAACGAGACTGattattaagcatgaacgtaaattaagcgcagagacaattaatcaagcactaagcatgcatggattaatagcaataaatttagagtaattggtgaagaggaaaaactgatcagaattcaatagaattaataaaacctcaaagagagctgtgcttgatcctcaagagaaaacaacgctggagacttaaccttccattaatcagtagaaacgaaattgtatattgaagcagaaaatgaaattttattgctacgtgaatagtaaaaactggaattgcaaaacctaaaattattctttctccctAAAACGAAAAGTGACTAAAACGAAAAGAAGAGAGCCcctaaaactagaaccttggtgctgttatatagttctcagccgcaaagcttacaaatctgttttaagtccaagcctataaataaaataaaatctagataagataagacaaaatctagatgaaataaaatctagataagataagatctagatgaaataatatctggatgaaataaaatctagataagataagataagatctagatgaaataatatctagatgagataaaatctagatatgataagataaaatctagatgaaataatatctagataagataaaatctagataagataagatttggtagaataaaattatcTGCTCTCTTCAAATCCAAGTCCAATTgtttataattctcctgaaattaaattaaaaatacaaaattagtccaataggcccaattgataaaactacataattaaattgacaattaatgctaatcagtaattaaaatggtgacaaaaatggttaagaaataggagaaaatgatgacacatcacaaAGGCATATCCTGATTATTCGATGGCACAGGACCTCATTCTCAAGAATGATCGCATCTGGCTACCGTTGGGATTCTCCTTTATCCCAACCCTCTTGCTCGAATATCACTCTTCGCCAATCGGAGGACATATGGGAGAAAATTTTACGTGGACAGGAATCAGGAAAGATGTTGCGCGCTTTGGGGCAGCTTGTTTGGATTGTCAATATACAAAGTACGAAACCCAGAAGGCTGTCGGACTGTTGTACCCATTACCGGTACCATGCCGGCCCTGGGAAGACCTTTCCCTCGACTTCATCATCGGCCTACCGGAGTTTTGCGGCCACACCACCATTTTAGTCGTGGTCGACCAATTTTCCAAGGGAATCCACTTAGGGATGCTTCCAACCCGCCACACAGCACATACAGTCGTAGTGCTCTTCATTGACATGGTCAGCAAGATTCACGGAATGCCCAGAAGCTTGGTCTCCGATAGGGACCCCTTTTTCATTAGCCATTTCTAGCGAGAGTTGTTCCGACTAAGTGGCACTCGCCTGCGTATGAGTTTCGCATATCACCCACAAATAGACGGGCAAACGGAGGTGCTGAATCGCGTCATCGAACAAACACTGTGCGCCTTCGTCCACAATAAGCCATATAATACATCCTGTCACTCGAGCTCCACCATGTCTCCTTATGAGATCACTTTTGGGAAGAAGCCTTTTactttgccggaatatcttgTCGGAATGTCTACCGTTGCCGCCATTGATGATATGTTGTCATACAGGGAAGTTGTCTTTGCCGCCGTTCAAAATAAGCTCTTGAAGGCTCAAGTCAAGATGAAACAATAATCAGATAAGAAACGACGCGATGTTCAATTTAAGGTAGGCGAGCTGGTCATGGTTAAGCTCCGTCCTCACTACCAGACCTCTGTTGCCGGCAATTCTCCTgctttttcaaaattgaacaagcGCTACTATGGTCCTTATATGATAATGGCCTGCATTGGCAAAGCTGCTTACAAATAGGCATTGCCTGAGGGTGCCCGCATTCACCCTGTTTTTCATTGCTCGCTACTCAAACCATTTCATGCTTCCAATGACACCACTGACTCTCCATTGCAACTCCCTAAGAACTTCATTGATAATCATCCCTTAGTTACACCATTGTTCATTTTAGGGACCCGCCAAGACCCCTCTTGTGCAAACTCGAAAGTCCAAGTCTTGGTTCAGTGGAAGGGCTTACCTCTAGATGACACAACCTGGGAAGACTGGGAACACttacaaccttgaggacaaggtccTTTTCAATGCTGGcgggaatgaaaagaaaaatgcagaACCAGCCACAAAGGATACAGAACCAACCACAAGGGAGAAATCAACGAGGAAGCTGACCATACTTGGCTATTTGCGGGACTACGTATAATGGTCCTCTCTACTGAGCTGGCCTTGTCGGCCACATTGTTGCAATTTGGGATTTCTCGTGCTAGACCATAGGATTCTGTAAATGCACAAAAAGACAAATTCAGTTAGAGACCAGCCATTATAAATAAGCAGAATCATTTGTAATAAAAGGCAACAATGAAAAAGCttgttttcttctattttctgttttaaGGAGGCCACTTGGCCCTCGAAGCCAGCACTCTCTTCTCCCTAATTCCTAACACAGAGATTTTATTGAATGGCAAAAGAGAGATAACCTGAATCACAAATGGTGCTAAGGATTAGCTAAAACCTAAAAGAGTTTAGGCACAACAAGGCTGCAGAAGATAATAGAGAAAAAATGCATTCagccaacaaaacaaagaaagacagAACCTTACAAGAGTGAATTGTGATAACTCTCAACTCTGCAGACCTAGAATTTACTAATTTAGCATACATACACAGTATCAGCAACCATAAATTATACATCTAGAATTGCTTTCCAGAATGAGACATGAAACAGAAATAGGGACAATTTGTGACTAGAATGCATTCTTAGGATTCGAAATCTTTTCAAACACTTGTCAAGCAGAACTTTTAAtggttttattttaatgatttagGGGACTTTGTTACATTGCCTACCTAATAATTGCCACTAAACAGTACCCTTGAGTGTTTTAGTCTTGGATCACCTGATCCCCATGCACGTGCACTGTTCCAATCAGAGCAAGATACATTTTAAGATCATAAACATCTCAATAGAAGTTTATATTTTACCTCCTTAACTTGTTTTACCATTTTTTTCCTTCGTGATTACTTATTATAAGTTTGATCCAAACGAATTCCGAGAACACAGGAATATAGTAAGCACCAAGTGAGAATTTATTATATGGTCTGGGACCACCATAACatataatcaaaattttcaatttacaagAATGAAAGAGTTAAGCTAATAGTAGTGTCACTTCTTTTTATTCGGGAAGTTTATAATTCAGTGATAGTTTAGTGACAGAAAAGCTGTATTTTCACATATGAATTGCCCATAAAGCACTACAATCCATCACTATCTTGTGGATTATACTTTTTCCTCAATGTGGGAAAAAAATCATAGCGCACGATAGAGAAAGAGATCAGGGAATGATACATCATACATTCATCTATCAAAATTCAAGAGAGTTAAGGAAAAGGGcaaggaaaaaaacaaaggaaagaaTAAAAACTGTCAGCTTGCATTTATTCCAAGCTTGAATAATTGAGAGAATGAGAACCTTATTAGGACACAGTTGCCTGCACATGTCACCATCACATTTCCTCCAACGTGTGGTGGGGCAAGGATTAGTCTCAAGCCTTGCATGCAAAGTTTGTGATTCGAAGGAAGCTGCTGGAGACATCATATCTTGCTTATTATGACAGGCATTGAAAGAACCTTGCATGAAAACAAGAGGATGTGAACAACCTAGCCACACTCTAAGGGTAGTGATcagtaattcattttttttctccacgTCGATTGATCCATGATTCTATCATCTGTCAATCTTCATCCAGGGTCGGCCCAATGGAAAGTGAGacctaaaacaaaaattgagagagatttttttttttttttactttaaaggaAAGAGTGATATGTGGGGCCTTTTATCAACATTTGTgacattttttactttaaaaaacttATAGTAAATGTTGGTAAGCCTAAAGTTCAAGCTTTAGTTGCTTTATTCTTGGGTTGGTTCTGCCTTCATCACTTGCTCTCAAGCTTTTGCACCAAAAATTCTATCGTGCAGAACAAGGGTGCACACACAAGAACAAAAGAACTTACATATATAACGCCTGCAGTATGTATTATTGTGCTTGTGTAGTGTCTTAAAAGTGCTCTACTTGTCCATTCAAGACCTTAACAAGCGGGTCATGTCTTAGATTTTACCTCCTTTAGTTGTTTGTCTCCATAGTCAATTCCATATGGACCTAATTGAAACTAGACAAGGCTTTGGTTCACTGTCAACCTGACATGGAAAATGCTTCATATTGAGCTTTGTCAGTATCATAGAGCTAGCTTGGTTTGATTTATATGAATGGACTTAAAGCACTTTGAATTACTTTTTACCAATAAGAGAGAAAGTTGAAGAGAAAAGAGAGTAGTGTAAAACAAAATAGGTAATATGCatactaagaaaaaaaagtgttgtACAAAAGGtgttaaaattatataactcTTCTTATTAATGTAATCATTCATACATCCAATTTCAACTTTAGTATCTTGAGTAAGCTATGATACTCATGTATCAGATAGGGTACATATCTAATAAGGCAACACGATTATTCTAAAAGTATAGAGGATATATTTGCGTAAGATATATATCTTgatatgtataaattttatcaagcataataaatatataagtgCAATTCCCAACTTAAAAACTTGGACattactaaaaacaaaataaattttataaatcattATCATCATAAATCACTTCTCACTTTCTATAGATAAGAATAGTATCAAATCTCATTACTTTTTGGAGATCATTTATAAAGAAGACAACTTTTATGTTTGATTGATCAAGGGATGATACTTATTAACAAGGGTTGGTATAAGTTGTAGAATTTCAAGTCAAAAGATAAGATACATGCATATTGGAAATTAGATTTTTTCACTAAGGTTTAGGTGATTTAAATGCAAAGTGAAAGATTATATTTTACTAGATGAATCTTAGTTGAATGGATgcattgaaagttatttttgtttcaactttcaataaaacttatttattatagttggtgacaattttcactataaataaagaagagatttaGTGGAAAAACAACACACGAAAAGAGAGTGCGTAAGAAGAGAGATTGCGAAACAAAatcactttgttgagagaaaagtgtctttgtccgagagtgttatcatttcttataACCAGTGAGTGGGATACTCttgtagagtgatacactatttggggtgggttacaatcttgtaatcgTTTTTGCGATAGTGAAATACTTTTTGAGACAGTTCCGTACACGTAGGCAAGAGGTGCCGAACCACATTAAAtttcttgtgtttgttattatttttcttacggtataatctttgttgtgttctTACGATCTTTTGTGAGTATGAgtgtgaataatttatttataggagTGTTGATTACCCAACACAAGTAATAGTAACTTGTGTTCTTTAACCAAGTAGTCTAGAGTTCAAATCTTGATTTCCAATGGGATAACTTCGTATTTATATCaagattagtaaaaaaataaaagatcaagaGATAAcacttttatgttttaatattattcatGCTTATTAGTCTCGTATGTAactatattagatttttttttattttttttaaaggtttgGATACTTCTCTTATACATATCAGTAAAATATCCAAAAGAGTACTGATATTAAATTACGATTTGTCAGTACTTCAAGTAACTTATTCTATTCAAACGTTTGTAAATTGTATCTATAAACTTGACAAAAGTGTTTAATAACAAGCTTTGGCTCGACCATAGACATTAGACACATTGCAGCTTTTGCATAGCATAATTTTAGTTGAGTCGACTAAGTTTGCAGCTCGTGTATGACATGCTAATTGTTAGCAAAAAAGTGAAAGACAGAGGACCCTCATTTTCAAAGAGTGATAGCTTTCAGATTGCTACCAAATGAAATGAAGGGAACACTACATGTGATCTCTGAAAGACTGGGTAGAAAATGGTAAGGGAAACACTAGCTAGGGCCAAACAATGTGTTTCACATGAGAACAAAGATATGCACTTTTGAGATTTCATTGGCCTCTATATTAGACTATGGTCACTACTAATTCTAAAGCTTGTCCTTAGGCCTCGGCTATATTATTGTCTAAATTCTCACATTGTATAAAGTTAGTGATGGAGTTAAAATCACATTTATTCAAATAAGAATTTGCCTagacataatttatataaaccaagTAAATCCCACCTATAGATGTATTATCATTTTAcattacttttaaaatgaaaatatatcatcataattagttcatttccaaatatgttaaaattgggGTTGTTAAAATGTTTCTGCCAAGTTGTGCCGTGAGAACAGTAACTATATAGATAAGgggaaaaacaaaggaaaaaaacaaagagtGGGAAAAAGGGTAGTTACAGTGAGAGCAGAAAGCGGCAGAGGAATTGGTTGGGGGTGGTTCTTACTTTCTCTGGGTTTGGAAATCGTTGGTAGACAGAACAAAAGCCTGCAAGAGAATCCTGTTAGAAAAATCTCCAACTGGGCTTACATTGATGAATTTATTTCATaatgttttcataaaaaaacaaagtgcATATTTGATTATCcgattataaaattatgtttgagaCAAAAATTATTTGAGGCAAAAGTCATTTTATCAACAGATCATGACtcttatttttgtgtttattatatttttattcattaaatttgCATTAAAATGTACATCTTAACAAATCAAACATGCACAAACCCAGATGAAATTGAAATCATTCACAAATGATTACCCTTCACAAATACGTGATATAAATTACATTGAATTTAACATCTTACTTTATAAGCATAGTTGAATAACTAAGTGTATACTTAATTGCTTGAACATGTTATGGGAAGACATAGTCCTCTGTGAGAAGGTCCCGTATCTAATCTAATCCAATCAATAACAACATTTCCAAAAACTAGAGAGAGACAGCCCACTACGCAGGtgtcattttgtttttcttatgtgTCTCATTGAATAACTGCCGTGACAAATTAGGCACAAAGAAGATGATCTACGAATTTAACTCATATAAAGTGAAGGAAAATGTGTAcgataaaaaagtaaaactttttactgaaaatttaaattaaattattttataaacataatattggatagattcttatttattttattttacacatCTTCTCTCTCTAGCGAATACAGGttgacaaatataattaaagatcTAAAGTTAATTCGCATTCGCTTCATGAATTATATAAGTTCAATTTTTTCTAACATTATTAAAATCTCGCTTCGTGGGTCTCTATAATAATCTTTCAATCGAGTCTCTATAaactttttcttatcatttacTTGATAGTATTAAAGTTTGTTCTTGtttcactatattttttttggataaaaattattcttctGACAAGTAAAAACATGTCTCCATTTATTAAACTTGGTGTACGTGTTGGTGTTATAATATCAAATGGGGAGTAAGGTTTTATGCattgaaaatttcaaacaaaccCGTTACCCAAACATGGTATATAGCCTAGGAAGCTATGATTCGCATAGATTCACATTTGTTTTATTACTTGCTTTTAATCTGTCCTGAGTAGTGCAAACACGTCTGCCACAACCCACACACCTCATTAGATAAGCCGTGTCATATTCGATCCACTTTTTCCGTCTTGCATCACTATTATTATTTACTCCttatttctcttctctctctctaatagcATGCGTCTTTATCACAATCGCAAGACACACCTcagagaaaaattatggagTGAGAGAGTGAAAAGGAAACGTGGGTGATTTCTGATCCGATAAGAAAATATGTACACTTCAAGATACTAGTTGTACCTATATCAAGCTAGTGTGAATGCTGTCCAACATTCATGTTGAACAACATAGGTTTTAAATATTCTTAGTTGAATGTAAcagatatttcttttaattttttaacttatatttcGGCTTGATTGAAAATACcgtgttaaataataaataatatttttatttcattttatagtgATTAATCTTAGTaagaaaaattgattaattatgtttaatgaAATCTTTTCTTTCcatcatgtttttttaagatTCAAATATGAGATATTCCTTAAGAAAATTGGAaccaataatatattgataactcatactatatttaaatttaagttctcCCTTTTGATTTAagaattcaattattttaaataaaattattatattatcaattcaatcataatttataatatatatatatatatatatatatatatatatatataataaatttatttatttttataatgatatTTGTAAACTTTACACTTAGTATAGTTTCTTATATAGGTtcacaatataaaaatttagtcatagaaattaaattcttgATGTGATAGTTTTGCTTTTACATTaatgttatttgttaatttacATAATGGCCTACCCtataatttctaaaattcaTGACATCCATTCTTTTAAAGTCCTAGACAAATCAGACAAATGGGCTCAAGTGTTGGGCACTTAGGTGTTTGTTTAGCTTGACTTTTGCATGGTACGTACAAGTCTCTGGTGTTGTAAACCCTACAACTTGCTTAGCTTTGAGAGTGAAGAGAGGCTCTTTAAATTGGTCAGAGAGAGAGTGTGTCAGGCATATATACCTGCAACCATCGAATAGGCTTCCTGAAGGgtgtttcttcttcttgtaaTGGAGAGGAAGAGATCAAATGCTAACAGGTTCATAAACAAAACCAATCTTTGTTCCAGAATTTCCATCTATTTTATCCTATCACTTATCTTCAGCAGCACAACTACTGGCACCACCAATGCATGTTTAGGTAAGCAACACCACACCCTTAATTTCTACTTTTCCATCTCTATTCTCCACTTCTCTACTTttgcttaaaattttaaaactatgaAATGAAactaatcaaaatcataaattcacTACACCTTTATTAAGGCTTTGTCTAACTCACAAGTCACATCCCTTCATCCCCTCTCCAATGCAGATGCAAGCAAATGTCCCATGTTTGCCAAAGGAGATACAAATCATCAGGtagaaatattcatttttttcacataGCATTAACCCATATTTGTTCTTTACTTCTTTTACTTTAACCAAAATTATGTGTCCCCCCATGTTACTTTTTTCCTATGACTTTATAGTAACTCTAATTAATTACTTAGTGTGGCATCCAACTAGAAATTACCACATCAGAATTTGTTTTAATGGTAATTAAGCTATACGATAGTATAACTTTAATTCTGGAATTGCAGACAacagcatttttttaaaatctcgaACATTTTACCCTCCTAAACACATTCTTAGAACATACAATGCGCCAAAATAGTTGCAGTGTGCAGTGACCTTTGCAATGTGAGCCGTCCGATACATTGAGTTCACTTTGATTGGGTAGCACAAGGGGTCAGTGGACCATGTGCTTCCTTACTGGGTCCACAGTACACTGAATTGATCACTGACTATTCAGTATCCATGCATGTTATTAAGGATCCTGCATTTTTCATATATGGTCCCACATGCACATCCACTAGAGATTAGAGAAAACATATAATTTGTTACGTACACTCAAATTTGTGCTTGTATGGGGAATGGCTTTCGTGTCTTTGTTTCAATTTCATTAAtgacttaatatatttttggttattgaaatttaaagttttttattttggtttttgtaaaattgtttttttttgttttaattcttataagatgtgtttgttttatttttcgttCTTAGAATGATTTATATAGCTATTTAAatagtggaaaaaaaaattgaacactaaaaaattattatttaaagtaggacgaaaaataaagtagaaacattttgtaaggattaaaaaaaaaattacataaataaaaaaaaaattgtagggaccaaaatatatttaagcttttattaattattaactaaGCACTAATTATTAAgtggctatttttttttatcagaaataTGAGCGGAGAATTGAACATGGCTTGGTGTACTTTGAAGGCAAAACAAAAGTTTCCCTAGATTGGGCAAGGAGGTTCCTAGGTGGACCAGGGTCATCCCCACCACAATGCACCTCTAAGTGTGGCAAATGTACACCGTGCAGGCCGGTCCATGTGACGGTGCCGCCGGGTACTCCGGTGACCGCAGAGTACTACCCTGAAGCGTGGAGGTGTAAGTGTGGCAACAAGCTGAGCATGCCTTGAATTTCTCCATGGATTTAGTTCTTGTAAAGTGTCTAATATAAAGGAAGTGATTTTACTCGTTGACTAGAAAATTAATGGTTAATATTTCAACATATCCCTAACTTATTATGCATATGTGTGTAATATTGACTATTAATATTGTCATCAATGGTTGAAATTATTTACTTTCACTTTAAAGAAAATTGTTCACTTCAGAGGAGTCGAATCTTTTGTCAGATTATGTATTTTTGTTTAGGCAGATGTTTCTATTGACTGTGCAGAGACTCCACTTTAATTAGTATTTCTTAACTTTATTGTATGGTTGATATTGGATATCAAAACAACAGCACGTACGACTTGTTTTGATATTAAAGAATTGGTTAAAATGTATATCTTCATAAAATTGAACATATAAAATTGGACATATCATGTATGTTTTATGTTCctataaaacttttttaagtatattttttgtttttgtaaaatttaaatatgttatttttttatttagagtaAGATTTAGTTGCATCTAAATATATGATTATAGCTTTTGTCTGTATAACCGATGTAAATACTCTAAATTTAGATGCCGAATTTTACTcgaagtaaaaaaataacatattttaattttatgaaaatgagaaatatactaaaattttttttacggtaacaaaaacatatatttctaattttgagaagaaaaaagacaTGTTTAagctataaaaaaacaaaacaacagaAAATATATGTGGACAACACCAAATTAGTGGCAGTAGAATTATGGTGTTACATTGGGCTATGACGCTTGGATTTTTCCTCCATTTGTCTCTTCCTCTGTTTTATTGAAGGTTAATGCATAAAGTGGTGGCCACAAGTTCATTTAATAGACCCAAATCCAATGTCGGTTGATTTTTGGTTGACAGAGGTGGTCTAGCTGAAAAGTGAAAATGCTGCCTTCTCTTTGCTGCTTCTCTTagatttattctttatttgttatttcaaTTAGCTGCATTAAcaaaagattttgaaaacaGAGGAGAAAACATTTCTGTTACTACTTCATTTCTGTTTTATTTATCCATTTTCAAACTGTGATGCATgctaattttcttttacttttataataattttcgtAAGtcatttaaaagataatttttaattagtagataatgtaaaaaaaaattacactaataaTATATGTCTATTAAACTCAAAATCTATTTCTATTTTAGTTATCCTTTCGAAGTTCAATataagttaaattatatttttcttaattatactTCATCtaattctcaaataaaaaataagataaattaagtgataagaaagaaaaataaagaaaaaaatatagaataagtaacatatataatgaaaagttaaaaaacattttaaaaataattacattcctaaatttttaaatgggataaataatttttttatttgtaatttagcttttttttatttgtttttgtgattttttcttttcattttagtctttgtaaaatatatttattttattttttgtccttaaagtgttttaaatagcactttgaataataaataaaattgttttgaacagtaaaaaaatattatctaaaacactttaaagatgaaaaataaaacaaacacattatataagtattaaaacgaagaaaaaataattataagaacaaaaatgaaaaaagtaataaattacaaagataaaaataatatttaagctTTCTTAAATCTATATACTATTTAATGAGCACATACATGAAAACAAGAAGAAGACgtacaaatgaaaaagaaacaacaataaTGTTAGAGGTTCTGGTCAGAATAGAAACCAAAGGACTTCCTTCACCAGAAGTCTAAGGATATACTATATGATAGGTGGCCCTAATTGTTGCAACATTGTCATACAGGGGTATTTGGTAGAcgaaaatttttcatttttttaggaattttacattgaaaaattatgattttcatatttgattaattaaaaaagataatgaaaCTATGATTCTCGTAATTTTCTAACAGACCTCGGTTACAAGTTACAACTCAACAAACTTTTGGTCACGTGCTTTTATTACATATTACTCGAAGGAACTAATCCCCCCCCTTAAGTTGAAGGATGGaagatgtttattatcattctCAGTTTAGAAAGGTGATCTTCATTAGAAATACTCATGATGTAGACGCCATAGTAAACGTAAACATGTCCACTACTTGCGCATGAGAAGTGACTACAAGAAGACACACGAGACAGCCTGAATAAAGTTTCTCTCGAACTACATGATCACAGTTGATGTCTAAAAGCTTTGTTAATTTgttcatgaaaaattaaatttgctaTAATGTCGAGTGCACTGATTCTCACAGTTGATAATGGAAGAGTGACTcaaattttgttgaaaatttGTCATGAAATATAAGGCTGATCTAATGAGTGGATAAGAgtgaagagaaaagagagaagaagaaatcacaAGTTCAAATCTTCAAACTgacatttctaacaaaattaacaacatTTATCAATCAAATAAGATATAAAGTAGTTCTAGTGATGGAGGAAAGAAGGGAGAGGGTGGTGGG encodes:
- the LOC102659890 gene encoding polygalacturonase; its protein translation is MERKRSNANRFINKTNLCSRISIYFILSLIFSSTTTGTTNACLDASKCPMFAKGDTNHQKYERRIEHGLVYFEGKTKVSLDWARRFLGGPGSSPPQCTSKCGKCTPCRPVHVTVPPGTPVTAEYYPEAWRCKCGNKLSMP